One window from the genome of Sphaerotilus microaerophilus encodes:
- a CDS encoding phage tail sheath C-terminal domain-containing protein produces the protein MSEAITEMILPGTYIEVRSEGLIGVGGIATGNLGVVGTASRGPVGEAVILGSYQEALDTFGTYDALPASLATPHLTLTRTLEQVFRGGGSTVYAVRVANLAPATTMRSMSWAVNAAADALLFTLTATSPGTWANAITASFTAAANGNPPTLTLTLGRTREVFPGANAGAIFDAVVEGSRLVRATGLAAGSRGTAVAAVVAASAANVGGPDGVPATNTELAAGLALLATQPVNIVVAAGFDARNSAATMLAHLEATENDGRERIAVMGASTDVPADLVTNDVAAGSNPRLVLVAPGIVADDAARSGDDRRVRLPSSYAAALVAGRMATLAPHISLTNKDVAAAALTRDYTRAEQKNLLNNRVLLLAKGFGIRAVKGITTDTGAFRQISVRRIVDYAKAGVRLGADPYIGRLNNSRVRSALKATLDGFLSGMVLDEMLVGYTLDVSATRAQEINGQAIVTMTLQPTFSIDFIKVIMNLS, from the coding sequence ATGAGCGAAGCGATCACCGAAATGATCCTGCCAGGCACCTACATCGAGGTGCGCTCGGAGGGCCTGATCGGCGTCGGCGGCATCGCCACCGGCAACCTCGGCGTGGTGGGCACCGCCAGCCGCGGCCCGGTGGGCGAGGCCGTCATCCTGGGCAGCTACCAGGAAGCGCTGGACACCTTCGGCACCTACGACGCCCTGCCTGCGAGCCTGGCCACGCCGCACCTCACGCTCACACGCACGCTGGAGCAGGTGTTCCGTGGCGGCGGCAGCACGGTGTACGCGGTGCGCGTGGCCAACCTGGCACCGGCCACCACCATGCGCAGCATGAGCTGGGCCGTGAACGCCGCGGCCGACGCCCTGCTGTTCACGCTGACGGCCACCTCGCCCGGCACCTGGGCCAACGCCATCACGGCCAGCTTCACGGCGGCCGCCAATGGCAACCCGCCCACGCTGACGCTCACGCTGGGCCGCACCCGCGAGGTGTTCCCCGGCGCCAATGCCGGCGCCATCTTCGACGCGGTGGTCGAAGGCAGCCGCCTGGTGCGGGCCACCGGCCTGGCCGCCGGCAGCCGCGGCACCGCGGTGGCGGCCGTGGTGGCGGCCAGCGCCGCCAACGTCGGCGGCCCCGACGGCGTGCCCGCCACCAACACCGAGCTGGCCGCCGGCCTGGCCCTGCTGGCCACCCAGCCGGTGAACATCGTCGTGGCCGCCGGCTTCGACGCGCGCAACTCGGCTGCCACGATGCTCGCGCACCTGGAAGCCACCGAGAACGACGGCCGCGAGCGCATCGCGGTGATGGGCGCGTCCACCGACGTACCCGCCGACCTGGTGACCAACGACGTGGCCGCCGGCAGCAACCCGCGCCTGGTGCTGGTGGCCCCGGGCATCGTGGCCGACGACGCTGCACGCAGCGGCGACGACCGTCGCGTGCGCCTGCCCTCCTCCTACGCCGCGGCGCTGGTGGCCGGGCGCATGGCCACGCTGGCACCGCACATCAGCCTGACCAACAAGGACGTGGCCGCCGCCGCGCTGACACGCGACTACACCCGCGCCGAGCAGAAGAACCTGCTGAACAACCGCGTGCTGCTGCTGGCCAAGGGCTTCGGCATCCGCGCGGTCAAGGGCATCACCACCGACACCGGCGCATTCCGCCAGATCTCGGTGCGCCGCATCGTGGACTACGCCAAGGCCGGCGTGCGCCTGGGTGCCGACCCCTACATCGGCCGGCTGAACAACTCGCGCGTGCGCTCGGCGCTCAAGGCCACGCTGGACGGCTTCCTGTCGGGCATGGTGCTCGACGAGATGCTGGTGGGCTACACGCTGGACGTGAGCGCCACGCGCGCGCAGGAGATCAACGGCCAGGCCATCGTCACCATGACGCTGCAGCCCACGTTCTCGATCGACTTCATCAAGGTGATCATGAACCTGTCGTGA
- a CDS encoding WD40/YVTN/BNR-like repeat-containing protein, protein MAEDDRILADDIRGRTLAFFTELGISETLFTTALQASVSFALAAPADAARTPWVPMGARNIGGRIRALAQDPANPLVMYAGTALGGVFKTTDGGDTWAHLGRAQDAFPVGTLAVDPNNPNVLIVGSGEPVSLTQFSAPPNPPSINTLDFAPAGFGLLRCDQAAAPIRFVPEVGGWSNLVVAAQQLALAAGAAVLPQPAAVAGPNNIVLPAGAADRYSAIAFDPATEGRCWIASSTGLWRRENGPPVRFVREPVPAPVPPVVLNTQAAPLGAVATDVVITANPARPGTFRLFVGFTALGVFRGIHDPAAGGNVAWDPGPLAGGLPGASSPLGTTHDRIRLAACRDAPDHVYALIENGMPFSGPDQRAVLNVFHSANGGTTWTPGPVPTLANSAAAQVGDGIGATQGGQPWAHLVLAVHPSNPAIVVAGGINLAISHDFGANWVRIIHWPNFGDGDRAQHGDQHALVFDAADPRRLWVGNDGGLSMAPDVVRGNPLSDATWRKRSHGIQAAQFNDIAINPSHPFMVGGGLQDNATYISYGGETWHTVSDADGGQMTFTLNNPRTYIAPNQSNVLISTIVPGNSVTPNPGFYPLVQRRRVNADLAAPNEFFAVNLARTGFGSSFIPIIAQHRTTAGHFIVGQSGRAIVTANNGTSFNNAGIPAFGGGAVSAIAYGNATNNGATDDWWVGTNQGLLHWGNNAAPPTAWDAAPYTMPPVAANSVITSIAVHPADDNCVAVCTANANPTVAVGTPTPFQGQVFLTLDRGQNWADITGLAAVGAPPPLPGLLALPPSPIAGLVFDPQPAAGAAQVLFAGTLAGVFVIRNLPPRRVPAAAGAVPAFNPRWQSFNGTATQALPLAMVNDLAIQTIAPNGGAVAGSAESFTRQRLIAAMYGRGMFVTDLTAYPAGPLAGGGPRHRLYIRQTVVESGHSYPRPTPATLNTAPAAGAPDQYGGDPRLPLAPAPFPLPFTDQDGFDLRIDNAPFQFFETTLDGVEFDEDLRTRPLVAGERNAVYVQVHTAGWDAMPATTVHLFFAPAAGGVPPDLHGGFWGVFTQDPLPAPAVAPVAPAAPWQRAGHAVVLNRIAPNQPEVARFDWVPPASLGGGSAALLAVCTSAADALPAAPPEPMGALIRGERRVAVRVAAVQAFVPDFFIRDAVDDDGRLGGVAFGGRSPDLIVVEAAQADPATAFADLGDDRAGDRVRGNGGNNVIYVRLHNRRPVAANADARLFWALPNAPLDSAAGNAGLPFDLAKWQEIAPAAPADATNLAVPARGVAYARFAFNAAPAPTADFPNAIGFIALIRSSDALDPLPTVTGVDTPPEFWRLFTELANANNAALRALRFA, encoded by the coding sequence ATGGCCGAAGACGACCGCATCCTCGCCGACGACATCCGCGGTCGCACGCTGGCGTTCTTCACCGAGCTGGGCATTTCCGAGACCCTGTTCACCACCGCCTTGCAGGCCAGCGTGAGCTTCGCGCTCGCCGCACCGGCCGACGCCGCACGCACGCCCTGGGTGCCCATGGGCGCACGCAACATCGGCGGGCGCATCCGCGCCCTCGCGCAGGACCCGGCCAATCCGCTCGTGATGTACGCCGGCACGGCGCTGGGCGGCGTGTTCAAGACCACCGACGGCGGCGACACCTGGGCGCACCTGGGCCGGGCGCAGGATGCCTTCCCGGTCGGCACGCTGGCGGTCGACCCCAACAACCCCAACGTGCTGATCGTGGGCAGCGGCGAGCCGGTGAGCCTGACCCAGTTCAGCGCCCCGCCGAACCCGCCGTCCATCAACACGCTGGACTTCGCCCCCGCAGGCTTCGGCCTGCTGCGCTGCGACCAGGCCGCGGCTCCCATCCGCTTCGTGCCGGAGGTCGGCGGCTGGTCCAACCTGGTCGTCGCCGCGCAGCAGCTGGCGCTGGCCGCCGGGGCCGCGGTGCTGCCGCAGCCGGCCGCCGTGGCCGGCCCGAACAACATCGTGCTGCCCGCCGGCGCGGCCGACCGCTACAGCGCCATCGCCTTCGACCCCGCCACCGAGGGCCGCTGCTGGATCGCCAGCAGCACGGGGCTGTGGCGCCGCGAAAACGGCCCGCCGGTGCGCTTCGTGCGCGAACCCGTGCCCGCGCCCGTGCCGCCGGTGGTGCTGAACACCCAGGCCGCCCCCCTGGGCGCAGTGGCCACCGACGTGGTGATCACGGCCAACCCGGCACGGCCCGGCACCTTCCGGCTGTTCGTCGGTTTCACAGCGCTGGGCGTCTTCCGCGGCATCCACGACCCGGCCGCCGGGGGCAACGTGGCCTGGGATCCCGGCCCGCTGGCCGGCGGCCTGCCCGGCGCCAGCTCGCCGCTGGGCACCACGCACGACCGCATCCGCCTGGCGGCCTGCCGCGACGCACCCGACCACGTGTACGCGCTGATCGAGAACGGCATGCCCTTCTCCGGCCCGGACCAGCGGGCGGTGCTCAACGTCTTCCACAGCGCCAACGGCGGCACCACCTGGACCCCCGGCCCGGTGCCCACGCTGGCCAATTCCGCCGCGGCCCAGGTGGGCGACGGCATCGGCGCCACCCAGGGTGGGCAACCCTGGGCCCACCTGGTGCTGGCAGTGCACCCCAGCAACCCCGCCATCGTGGTGGCCGGCGGCATCAACCTGGCGATCAGCCACGACTTCGGCGCCAACTGGGTACGCATCATCCACTGGCCCAATTTCGGCGACGGCGACCGCGCCCAGCATGGCGACCAGCACGCCCTGGTGTTCGACGCGGCCGACCCGCGACGCCTGTGGGTAGGCAACGACGGCGGCCTGTCGATGGCACCCGACGTGGTGCGCGGCAACCCGCTGTCGGACGCCACCTGGCGCAAGCGCAGCCACGGCATCCAGGCGGCGCAGTTCAACGACATCGCGATCAACCCCAGCCACCCCTTCATGGTGGGCGGCGGCCTGCAGGACAACGCCACCTACATCTCCTACGGCGGCGAAACCTGGCACACGGTGTCCGACGCCGACGGCGGCCAGATGACCTTCACCCTCAACAACCCGCGTACCTACATCGCCCCGAACCAGAGCAACGTGCTGATCAGCACCATCGTGCCGGGCAACTCGGTCACGCCCAACCCGGGCTTCTATCCCCTGGTGCAGCGCCGGCGAGTCAACGCCGACCTGGCCGCGCCGAACGAGTTCTTTGCCGTCAACCTGGCCCGCACCGGCTTCGGCAGCAGCTTCATCCCCATCATTGCCCAGCACCGCACCACCGCCGGGCATTTCATCGTCGGCCAGAGCGGCCGGGCCATCGTCACGGCCAACAACGGCACCAGCTTCAACAACGCCGGCATCCCGGCCTTCGGCGGCGGTGCGGTCAGCGCCATCGCCTACGGCAACGCCACCAACAACGGGGCGACCGACGACTGGTGGGTCGGCACCAACCAGGGCCTGCTGCACTGGGGCAACAACGCCGCCCCGCCCACGGCCTGGGATGCGGCGCCCTACACCATGCCGCCGGTGGCCGCCAACTCGGTCATCACCAGCATCGCGGTGCATCCGGCGGACGACAACTGTGTGGCCGTGTGCACCGCCAACGCCAACCCCACGGTCGCCGTCGGCACGCCCACGCCCTTCCAGGGCCAGGTCTTCCTGACCCTGGACCGCGGGCAGAACTGGGCCGACATCACCGGCCTGGCCGCGGTTGGTGCACCGCCGCCCCTGCCCGGCCTGCTGGCGCTGCCACCGTCGCCCATCGCCGGCCTGGTGTTCGACCCGCAGCCCGCCGCCGGCGCCGCACAGGTGCTGTTCGCCGGCACCCTGGCGGGCGTGTTCGTGATCCGCAACCTGCCGCCGCGGCGGGTGCCTGCCGCAGCCGGCGCCGTGCCGGCCTTCAACCCGCGCTGGCAGAGCTTCAACGGCACGGCCACCCAGGCCCTGCCGCTGGCGATGGTGAACGACCTGGCGATCCAGACCATCGCGCCCAACGGCGGCGCCGTGGCAGGCAGCGCCGAGTCCTTCACCCGCCAGCGCCTGATCGCGGCGATGTACGGGCGAGGCATGTTCGTCACCGACCTCACCGCCTACCCCGCCGGCCCGCTGGCCGGGGGCGGGCCACGGCACCGGCTCTACATCCGGCAGACGGTGGTCGAGAGCGGCCACAGCTACCCGCGGCCCACGCCCGCGACACTCAACACCGCCCCCGCGGCCGGCGCGCCGGACCAGTACGGCGGCGACCCGCGCCTGCCGCTGGCCCCCGCGCCCTTCCCGCTGCCGTTCACCGACCAGGACGGCTTCGACCTGCGCATCGACAACGCGCCGTTCCAGTTCTTCGAGACCACGCTCGACGGCGTGGAGTTCGACGAGGACCTGCGCACCCGACCGCTGGTGGCGGGCGAGCGCAACGCGGTGTACGTGCAGGTGCACACCGCCGGCTGGGACGCCATGCCGGCCACCACGGTGCACCTGTTCTTCGCGCCGGCCGCGGGTGGTGTGCCACCCGACCTGCACGGCGGCTTCTGGGGCGTGTTCACGCAGGACCCGCTGCCGGCTCCCGCCGTGGCACCGGTGGCCCCGGCGGCCCCCTGGCAGCGCGCCGGACACGCCGTGGTGCTCAACCGGATCGCCCCCAACCAGCCGGAGGTGGCCCGCTTCGACTGGGTACCGCCGGCCAGCCTGGGCGGCGGCAGCGCCGCGCTGCTGGCGGTGTGCACCAGCGCCGCGGACGCCCTGCCCGCCGCCCCGCCCGAGCCGATGGGCGCCCTGATCCGCGGCGAGCGCCGGGTGGCCGTGCGGGTGGCCGCGGTGCAGGCCTTCGTGCCCGACTTCTTCATCCGCGACGCCGTGGACGACGACGGCCGCCTGGGTGGCGTGGCCTTCGGTGGCCGCAGCCCGGACCTCATCGTGGTGGAGGCCGCGCAGGCCGACCCTGCCACCGCCTTTGCCGACCTGGGCGACGACCGGGCCGGCGACCGGGTGCGCGGCAACGGCGGCAACAACGTCATCTACGTGCGCCTGCACAACCGCAGGCCGGTGGCCGCCAATGCCGATGCGCGGCTGTTCTGGGCCCTGCCGAACGCGCCGCTGGACAGCGCGGCCGGCAACGCCGGCCTGCCGTTCGACCTGGCGAAGTGGCAGGAGATCGCGCCCGCCGCGCCGGCCGATGCCACCAACCTGGCCGTGCCGGCGCGGGGCGTGGCCTACGCACGCTTCGCCTTCAATGCCGCACCCGCCCCGACGGCCGACTTCCCGAACGCGATCGGCTTCATCGCGCTGATCCGCTCCAGCGACGCGCTGGACCCGCTGCCCACCGTCACCGGGGTGGACACCCCGCCGGAGTTCTGGCGCCTGTTCACCGAACTGGCCAACGCCAACAACGCCGCGCTGCGCGCGCTGCGTTTCGCCTGA